Proteins from a single region of Choloepus didactylus isolate mChoDid1 chromosome 10, mChoDid1.pri, whole genome shotgun sequence:
- the LOC119504912 gene encoding sugar phosphate exchanger 3-like — MAWPNIFQRGTLLSQFSHHHVIVFLLTFFSYSLLHTSRKTFSNVKVSVSKQWTPTAFNKSTELPAELASYSIIWSSNHLFPSAEEATLFLGTLDTIFLFSYAVGLFISGIVGDRLNLRWVLSFGMCSSALVVFVFGTLTEWLHFYNKWFYCCLWIVNGLLQSTGWPCVVAVMGNWFGKAGRGVIFGLWSACASVGNILGACLASSVLQYGYEYAFLVTASVQFAGGIIIFFGLLVSPEEIGLPGIEVKETFEEDSHRPLINGAENEDEYEPNYSIQESSTVTQAKAISFSQACCFPGVIPYSLAYACLKLVNYSFFWLPFYLSNNFGWKEAEADKLSIWYDVGGIIGGTLQGFISDMLQKRAPVLALSLLLAVGSLVGYSRSPNNKSINALLMAVTGFFIGGPSNMISSAISVDLGRQELVQGSSEALATVTGIVDGTGSIGAAVGQYLVSLIQDNLGWMWVFYFFILMTSCTIVFISPLIVREIYYLVQRRQAYTLNE, encoded by the exons ATGGCCTGGCCAAATATTTTTCAGAGAGGAACTCTGCTCTCTCAGTTCAGCCATCATCATGTCATTGTGTTCCTGCTCACTTTCTTCAGTTATTCATTGCTCCATACTTCAAGGAAAACATTTAGCAATGTCAAAGTCAGTGTCTCTAAGCAGTGGACCCCAACTGCTTTCAACAAATCAACTGAACTGCCTGCAGAGCTGGCATCGTACTCAATT ATTTGGAGCAGCAACCATTTGTTCCCCAGTGCAGAGGAAGCCACTCTTTTCCTTGGAACACTGGAtactatttttctcttctcctatGCTGTGGGCCTTTTCATCAGTGGCATCGTTGGGGATCGGCTTAATTTACGATGGGTTCTGTCTTTTGGCATGTGTTCTTCTGCATTAGTGGTATTTGTCTTTGGCACCCTCACAGAATGGCTACATTTCTACAACAAGTGGTTCTACTGCTGTCTGTGGATTGTGAATGGTCTGTTGCAGTCCACAGGTTGGCCCTGTGTAGTTGCTGTTATGGGCAACTGGTTTGGGAAAGCTGG acGAGGAGTTATTTTTGGTCTTTGGAGTGCCTGTGCTTCAGTGGGTAATATTTTGGGAGCATGTCTAGCTTCTTCTGTTCTGCAGTATGGTTATGAGTATGCCTTTCTGGTGACAGCATCTGTGCAGTTTGCTGGTGGGATCATCATCTTCTTTGGACTCTTGGTATCACCAGAAGAAATTGGTCTCCCAGGTATTGAGGTAAAAGAAACTTTTGAAGAAGACTCACACAGGCCTTTAATTAATGGTGCTGAAAATGAAGATGAATATGAGCCTAATTATTCAATCCAAGAAAGCAGTACTGTTACTCAAGCCAAGGCAATAAGCTTTAGTCAGGCTTGTTGCTTTCCTGGAGTTATACCATATTCACTTGCCTATGCCTGCTTGAAGTTAGTGAATTACTCCTTCTTCTGGTTGCCGTTTTATCTGAGTAACAACTTTGGATGGAAGGAGGCTGAAGCTGACAAGCTGTCCATTTGGTACGATGTAGGAGGAATTATAGGTGGAACTTTGCAAGGCTTCATCTCTGACATGTTACAAAAGAGAGCACCAGTTTTAGCTCTAAGTCTACTCCTGGCAGTTGGGTCGCTTGTTGGATATAGTCGTTCTCCAAACAACAAGTCCATTAATGCACTTTTAATGGCTGTTACAGGATTTTTTATTGGTGGACCATCTAACATGATTAGCTCAGCTATTTCTGTGGACCTGGGTCGCCAAGAACTAGTCCAAGGGAGCAGTGAGGCTTTGGCCACAGTCACAGGAATTGTTGATGGAACTGGGAGCATTGGAGCTGCTGTGGGCCAGTATTTAGTGTCTTTGATACAGGACAACCTAGGGTGGATGtgggttttctattttttcattctcatGACAAGTTGTACAATTGTATTTATCTCACCATTAATAGTGAGGGAAATATACTACCTTGTGCAGAGGAGACAAGCTTACACATTGAATGAGTGA